The following proteins are co-located in the Ficedula albicollis isolate OC2 chromosome 25, FicAlb1.5, whole genome shotgun sequence genome:
- the LOC107604183 gene encoding basic proline-rich protein-like, which translates to MRIILNLLDEEIWAGSAAAWTFLRSWRSSPPPPPPPPPPPPPPPPPPPPPPPPPPPPPPPPPPPPPPPPPPPPPPPPPPPPPPPPPPPPPPPPPPPPPPPPPPPPPPPPPPPPPPPPPPPPPPPPPPPPPPPPPPPPPPPPPPPPPPPPPPPPPPPPPPPPPPPPPPPPPPPPPPPPPPPPPPPPPPPPPPPPPPPPPPPPPPPPPPPPPPPPPPPPPPPPPPPPPPPPPPPPPPPPPPPPPPPPPPPPPPPPPPPPPPPPPPPPPPPPPPPPPPPPPPPPPPPPPPPPPPPPPPPPPPPPPPPPPPPPPPPPPPPPPPPPPPPPPPPPPPPPPPPPPPPPPPPPPPPPPPPPPPPPPPPPPPPPPPPPPPPPPPPPPPPPPPPPPPPPPPPPPPPPPPPPPPPPPPPPPPPPPPPPPPPPPPPPPPPPPPPPPPPPPPPPPPPPPPPPPPPPPPPPPPPPPPPPPPPPPPPPPPPPPPPPPPPPPPPPPPPPPPPPPPPPPPPPPPPPPPPPPPPPPPPPPPPPP; encoded by the exons ATGCGAATAATCTTAAATTTATTAGATGAGGAAAT ATGGGCTGGGTCTGCTGCTGCATGGACATTCCTCcggagctggaggagctccccccccccccccccccccccccccccccccccccccccccccccccccccccccccccccccccccccccccccccccccccccccccccccccccccccccccccccccccccccccccccccccccccccccccccccccccccccccccccccccccccccccccccccccccccccccccccccccccccccccccccccccccccccccccccccccccccccccccccccccccccccccccccccccccccccccccccccccccccccccccccccccccccccccccccccccccccccccccccccccccccccccccccccccccccccccccccccccccccccccccccccccccccccccccccccccccccccccccccccccccccccccccccccccccccccccccccccccccccccccccccccccccccccccccccccccccccccccccccccccccccccccccccccccccccccccccccccccccccccccccccccccccccccccccccccccccccccccccccccccccccccccccccccccccccccccccccccccccccccccccccccccccccccccccccccccccccccccccccccccccccccccccccccccccccccccccccccccccccccccccccccccccccccccccccccccccccccccccccccccccccccccccccccccccccccccccccccccccccccccccccccccccccccccccccccccccccccccccccccccccccccccccccccccccccccccccccccccccccccccccccccccccccccccccccccccccccccccccccccccccccccccccccccccccccccccccccccccccccccccccccccccccccccccccccccccccccccccccccccccccccccccccccccccccccccccccccccccccccccccccccccccccccccccccccccccccccccccccccccccccccccccccccccccccccccccccccccccccccccccccccccccccccccccccccccccccccccccccccccccccccccccccccccccccccccccccccccccccccccccccccccccccccccccccccccccccccccccccccccccccccccccccccccccccccccccccccccccccccccccccccccccccccccccccccccccccccccccccccccccccccccccccccccccccccccccccccccccccccccccccccccccccccccccccccccccccccccccccccccccccccccccccccccccccccccccccccccccccccccccccccccccccccccccccccccccccccccccccccccccccccccccccccccccccccccccccccccccccccccccccccccccccccc
- the LOC101815948 gene encoding stage VI sporulation protein D-like, producing MCPSASLEGEEEVEVEVVEVVGEAVEVVEAVVEASRAKESLLLEEAAVEEVEEEEATRAKVPSALEAAVEEEEEVNKAKVPSLLVVVVVEVVVAAQGSKAKVPSVLVGVERGEEEEEEEVAQATRAKVPSSLVVVVEVEVVAQGSKAKVPSVLEEEEEVAQATRAKVPSSLVVVVEVEVVAQGSKAKVPSVLEEEEEVAQATRAKVPSLLVVEVVEEEEVQDIRVKVPSALEEEEEEVEEAAQATRAKVLSSLVVVVAAQGSKAKAPCALGEAAEEEVEEAQATRAKVPLSSSVVEVEEEAEGAPPAPEECPCSSRPSPSAGHHRPSASRAHQKDSDTDETQDMKIPHISSSNKFKIICIILFSLPLGTGTSAVVHPARVVPVFPPPFSSACMKQ from the exons ATGTGCCCATCTGCATCAttggagggggaggaggaggtggaggtggaggtggtgGAGGTG GTGGGGGAAGCAGTGGAGGTGGTGGAGGCGGTGGTGGAGGCCAGCAGGGCAAAGGAATCATTGTTGttggaggaggcagcagtggaggaggtggaggaggaggaggccaCCAGGGCCAAGGTCCCATCTGCATTGGAGGCggcagtggaggaggaggaggaggtcaACAAAGCCAAGGTCCCATCGTTAttagtggtggtggtggtggaggtGGTGGTGGCGGCTCAGGGCAGCAAAGCCAAGGTCCCATCTGTGTTGGTGGGGGTGGaaaggggggaggaggag gaggaggaggaggtggctcAGGCCACCAGGGCCAAGGTCCCATCATCATtagtggtggtggtggaggtggaggtggtgGCTCAGGGCAGCAAAGCCAAGGTCCCATCTGTattggaggaggaggaggaggtggctcAGGCCACCAGGGCCAAGGTCCCATCATCATtagtggtggtggtggaggtggaggtggtgGCTCAGGGCAGCAAAGCCAAGGTCCCATCTGTattggaggaggaggaggaggtggctcAGGCCACCAGGGCCAAGGTCCCATCATTATTAGTGGTGGaggtggtggaggaggaggaggttcAGGACATCAGGGTCAAGGTCCCATCTGCattggaggaggaggaggaggaggtggaggaggcgGCTCAGGCCACCAGGGCCAAGGTCCTGTCATCAttagtggtggtggtggcagctcagggcagcaaAGCCAAGGCCCCGTGTGCGTTGGGGGAGGCAGcggaggaggaggtggaggaggctCAGGCCACCAGAGCCAAGGTCCCGTTGTCATCATCGGtggtggaggtggaggaggaggcggagggagctcctccagctccgGAGGAATGTCCATGCAGCAGCAGACCCAGCCCATCTGCTGGCCACCACAGACCAAGCGCAAGTAGAGCCCACCAGAAGGACTCAGACACCGATGAAACCCAAGATATGAAGATACCTCACATTTCCTCATCTAATAAATTTAAGATTATTTGCATtattcttttctcccttcctctggGGACTGGAACCTCTGCTGTTGTGCATCCAGCCAGGGTTGTCCCTGTTTTTCCACCCCCATTTTCAAGTGCTTGCATGAAACAATAA
- the LOC101816142 gene encoding claw keratin-like has protein sequence MVHSLSPCTDGSASPCGVAVPQPVADSCNEPCVRQCPDSTVVIYPPPVVVTFPGPILSTFPQQSVVGSAGVPEVGAGVGAGVGGGFGAARTPGASQVYGGARWARGYPVGSCRPCC, from the coding sequence ATGGTTCACTCCCTAAGCCCCTGCACCGACGGCAGCGCCTCCCCCTGCGGCGTGGCCGTGCCCCAGCCCGTGGCCGACTCCTGCAACGAGCCCTGTGTCCGGCAGTGCCCCGACTCCACGGTGGTCATTTACCCTCCCCCGGTGGTCGTCACCTTCCCCGGGCCCATCCTCAGCACCTTCCCTCAGCAGAGCGTGGTGGGATCCGCGGGCGTCCCTGAAGTTGGAGCTGGCGTTGGAGCCGGTGTTGGAGGTGGTTTTGGTGCTGCCCGGACCCCTGGAGCTTCCCAAGTTTATGGTGGGGCCAGGTGGGCCCGGGGGTACCCAGTTGGGAGCTGCAGACCCTGCTGCTAA